The DNA segment TCAAGGTCGAGCCGCTCGCGGGCGGCGACATTCTGCGCCACGTCGGCAGCAACCGCGCCGGCGTCTCGGGGATGTTTCACGTGGTGAACCGCGGCAAGCGCGGCGTCGCGCTGAACCTCGCCGATGCGCGCGGTCGCGACCTGCTCGTGAAGCTGGTGCAGCGCGCCGACGTGTTCGTGCAGAACTTCCGCCCTGGCGTGGTGGACCGCATGGGCATCGGCTGGGACGCGCTGCACGCGGCGAACCCGCGCCTCATCCACGTCTCGATCAGCGGCTTCGGCGCGAGCGGCCCGTACGCGAAGAAGCGCGTCTACGACAACGTGGTGCAGGCGTACTCCGGGCTCGCCTCGGTGCAGGGCGCCGCGGGCGACCCTTCGCTGCTGAAGCAGCTCGCCTGCGACAAGCTCACCTCCCTGACGGCCGCGCAGGCGATTTGCGCCGCCCTGATCGGGCGCGGGCGCGACGGCCAGGGCCGGCACGTCGAGCTGTCGATGCTCGACGCCGCGGTCGCCTTCCTTTGGCCCGACGCCGCCGCCGACGTGATGATGCTCGGCGACGGCGTGACGCGGCAGCCGCCGATCGGGAGCAATTATGGAATGCTGCGCGTGGCCGACGGCTTCGCCTCCCCCGGCGCGCTCAGCGACGCCGAGTTCCAGGGCCTGTGCCGCGCGCTCGGGCTCGACGAGGCCGCGAGCAACCCGCGCTTCGCGACGGTGGCGCTGCGCATGCAGCATCTCGCCGAGATCGGCGCGCTCTTTCAGCGCGACGTCCCGGCGGCCGCGGCGAAGCTCACGCGCGCGGAGATCGAGGCGCGCCTCGACGCGCACGACGTGCCCGTCGGCATCGTGCGCGAGCTCGCGGAGCTGCACGAGG comes from the Deltaproteobacteria bacterium genome and includes:
- a CDS encoding CoA transferase → MSAALPLSGIRVVDCSAVVSGPLATTILADQGAEVIKVEPLAGGDILRHVGSNRAGVSGMFHVVNRGKRGVALNLADARGRDLLVKLVQRADVFVQNFRPGVVDRMGIGWDALHAANPRLIHVSISGFGASGPYAKKRVYDNVVQAYSGLASVQGAAGDPSLLKQLACDKLTSLTAAQAICAALIGRGRDGQGRHVELSMLDAAVAFLWPDAAADVMMLGDGVTRQPPIGSNYGMLRVADGFASPGALSDAEFQGLCRALGLDEAASNPRFATVALRMQHLAEIGALFQRDVPAAAAKLTRAEIEARLDAHDVPVGIVRELAELHEDPQVRANGTLFERELQGGTRIREVRPAARFDAAPHVPAAPAPRLGEHTSAVLAELGLGASELRALREAGVIGGA